One window from the genome of Variovorax sp. PAMC26660 encodes:
- a CDS encoding LysR family transcriptional regulator, producing the protein MSQSLDIDLLRSFVAIAETGVLGQAAVRVGRTQSALSMQMQKLEGIVEQPLLYRTGRGVTLTATGERLLVRAGELLRKHDEALAELRGKQLSGVLRFSCPDDYAVVFLPYLLQSFASLHPGVQLEVMCAPTPRLHELLARHAVDLALVSVASTAIGADVIRHEPLVWVAQRGGAAALLDPLPLALGSPDALDHLLPKQALEAAGRAYRLAYASSSLSGLVGMARSGQAVIVLTRTAVPDDLQILTSEHGLPDLPSVGVTLACDRDEPSALTAAFAAHVRKFLPAA; encoded by the coding sequence GTGAGCCAATCCCTGGACATCGACCTGCTTCGCAGCTTCGTCGCCATTGCCGAGACGGGCGTGCTGGGCCAGGCGGCGGTCCGCGTGGGGCGCACGCAGTCGGCGCTCAGTATGCAGATGCAGAAGCTCGAAGGCATCGTCGAGCAACCGCTGCTGTATCGCACCGGGCGAGGCGTCACGCTCACTGCCACCGGCGAACGGCTCCTGGTGCGCGCGGGGGAACTGCTGCGCAAGCACGACGAAGCCTTGGCGGAGCTGCGCGGCAAGCAACTGTCCGGGGTGCTGCGCTTCAGTTGCCCCGACGACTACGCGGTCGTGTTCCTGCCATATCTGCTGCAAAGCTTTGCCAGCCTACACCCGGGAGTGCAATTGGAAGTGATGTGCGCGCCAACGCCCCGGCTGCACGAGCTGCTGGCGCGGCATGCGGTCGACCTGGCGCTGGTGTCGGTGGCAAGCACAGCGATCGGTGCCGACGTGATCCGGCACGAGCCGCTGGTCTGGGTGGCGCAGCGTGGCGGTGCCGCTGCGTTGCTCGACCCGTTGCCATTGGCCCTTGGTTCGCCGGATGCGCTCGACCATCTGTTGCCGAAGCAGGCGCTGGAAGCCGCAGGTCGCGCCTACCGGCTCGCTTATGCAAGCAGCAGCCTCTCGGGCCTGGTCGGCATGGCACGGTCCGGCCAGGCCGTCATCGTGCTGACGCGAACAGCCGTTCCCGACGACCTGCAGATCCTGACGTCGGAACACGGGCTCCCCGATTTGCCGAGTGTCGGGGTCACGCTCGCTTGCGACCGTGACGAGCCCAGCGCACTGACGGCTGCATTCGCAGCGCATGTCAGGAAGTTTCTTCCCGCGGCTTGA
- a CDS encoding aspartate aminotransferase family protein, whose translation MSRNNDPQFWQQAGRHLVRYGGSFEPLIIERAQGCFVYDADGRGILDFTSGQMSALLGHSHPDIVAVVTEYVRKLDHLFSGMLSRPVVELAEQIARHAPGELERCLLLSTGAESNEAAIRMAKLVTGRHEVVAFTQSWHGMTGSAAAATYSAGRKGYGPTAAGSLAIPAPNAYRPRFTTQDGELDWRRELDDGFEQIDRQSTGALAAFIAEPILSSGGILELPPGYMAALKGKCSERGMLLIVDEAQTGVGRTGLMFACERDGVAPDILTLSKTLGAGLPLAAMVTTAAIEDEAHARGFLFYTTHVSDPLPAAVGLKVLQVVERDGLVERARTAGERLTRGLLDMQSRHACIGDVRGRGLLLGLELVTDRETKKPAFELGEAITRECMKRGLSMNIVKLPSMGGVFRIAPPLTISDSEIDLGLELLDKAIETAVREGVNRG comes from the coding sequence ATGAGCAGGAACAACGACCCCCAGTTCTGGCAGCAGGCCGGGCGGCACCTGGTGCGCTATGGCGGCAGCTTCGAGCCGTTGATCATCGAGCGTGCCCAGGGCTGCTTCGTCTACGACGCAGATGGCCGAGGGATTCTCGACTTCACGTCGGGCCAGATGAGCGCCTTGCTCGGTCACTCGCATCCGGACATCGTTGCCGTCGTCACGGAGTATGTCCGCAAGCTGGATCACCTCTTCAGCGGCATGCTGTCGCGTCCGGTGGTGGAGCTCGCCGAGCAGATCGCGCGACACGCGCCGGGCGAGTTGGAGCGCTGCCTGTTGCTGAGCACCGGCGCCGAGTCGAACGAAGCGGCGATTCGCATGGCGAAGCTCGTGACGGGCCGGCACGAAGTGGTGGCCTTCACGCAGTCATGGCACGGCATGACCGGCAGCGCGGCCGCGGCAACCTACAGCGCGGGCCGCAAGGGCTACGGCCCGACGGCTGCCGGTTCGCTGGCCATTCCGGCGCCCAACGCCTACCGGCCGCGCTTCACGACGCAAGACGGCGAACTCGACTGGCGCCGCGAACTCGATGACGGCTTCGAGCAGATCGACAGGCAATCCACGGGGGCGCTCGCCGCATTCATTGCCGAGCCCATCCTCAGCAGCGGCGGCATCCTCGAACTGCCGCCGGGCTACATGGCTGCGTTGAAGGGCAAGTGCAGCGAGCGCGGCATGCTGCTGATCGTCGACGAGGCGCAGACCGGCGTCGGCCGCACCGGCCTGATGTTCGCGTGCGAGCGCGACGGCGTTGCCCCCGACATCCTGACGCTTTCCAAGACGCTGGGTGCGGGCCTGCCTTTGGCGGCCATGGTGACGACCGCCGCGATCGAGGACGAGGCTCATGCGCGCGGCTTCCTGTTCTATACGACGCATGTCTCCGACCCGCTGCCCGCCGCGGTGGGGCTGAAGGTGCTGCAGGTCGTGGAGCGCGACGGACTGGTCGAACGCGCACGCACCGCCGGCGAGCGCCTGACCCGAGGGCTGCTCGACATGCAGTCGCGCCATGCGTGCATCGGCGACGTGCGCGGTCGTGGCTTGCTGCTCGGGCTGGAACTCGTCACCGATCGCGAGACCAAGAAGCCGGCCTTCGAACTTGGCGAGGCCATCACGCGCGAGTGCATGAAGCGCGGGCTGAGCATGAACATCGTGAAGCTGCCTTCCATGGGCGGCGTTTTCCGCATCGCACCGCCGTTGACGATCAGCGACAGCGAGATCGACCTCGGCCTGGAACTGCTCGACAAGGCAATCGAAACGGCTGTGCGGGAAGGGGTGAATCGAGGTTAG
- a CDS encoding roadblock/LC7 domain-containing protein, with protein MKFRSPLLPAHVVLGAQTALDDLAAPLAGLRTALVVTPDGFEIAQLQRSSLNIAKLAAMTSSLMAMARAVGGELAFTDCRRLVFDAEQGTVAVQPVPAAFPSLLCFVLGPDATLGRALWTMGEVVSALRKID; from the coding sequence TTGAAGTTCCGCTCTCCCCTGTTGCCCGCGCACGTCGTGCTGGGCGCGCAAACAGCGCTCGATGACCTGGCCGCGCCGCTGGCCGGCCTGCGCACTGCCCTGGTGGTCACGCCCGACGGCTTCGAGATCGCACAGCTTCAGCGCAGCAGCCTGAACATCGCCAAGCTCGCGGCCATGACCAGTTCGCTGATGGCCATGGCACGCGCCGTGGGCGGCGAACTCGCCTTCACCGATTGCCGCCGCCTCGTGTTCGACGCGGAACAAGGCACCGTGGCCGTGCAGCCCGTGCCCGCGGCGTTCCCGAGCCTGCTGTGCTTTGTTCTGGGGCCCGACGCCACCCTCGGCCGCGCCCTGTGGACCATGGGCGAGGTCGTCTCCGCGCTGCGCAAGATCGACTGA
- a CDS encoding GTPase → MSVHLRVALMGPMGIGKTTAIRTVCGNLAVDCDVPNLDTATHAKATTTVGADFGEVDLGDGDKLQIYGCPGQERFNFVRQWVLSSSVGVFVMTDLHEPDAVAETARLLAEVASSPSSPMAAVLVSRPATHAQIDAFAASLMQKGAGLVPVLQADVRDRQQMLDMLQVLASMLSLKDEIA, encoded by the coding sequence ATGTCGGTCCACCTGCGTGTTGCGCTCATGGGGCCCATGGGCATCGGGAAGACGACCGCCATCCGCACTGTGTGCGGCAACCTCGCGGTCGATTGCGATGTGCCGAACCTCGACACCGCCACGCACGCCAAGGCGACGACGACCGTTGGCGCCGACTTCGGCGAAGTGGATCTGGGCGATGGCGACAAGCTGCAGATCTACGGCTGCCCCGGCCAGGAGCGCTTCAACTTCGTCCGGCAATGGGTGCTGTCGTCCTCGGTGGGCGTGTTCGTCATGACCGACCTGCATGAACCCGATGCCGTGGCCGAAACCGCTCGACTGCTGGCCGAAGTGGCCAGCAGCCCGTCATCGCCGATGGCCGCAGTGCTGGTGTCCCGGCCCGCCACCCATGCGCAGATCGACGCCTTCGCGGCATCGCTGATGCAAAAAGGCGCCGGTCTCGTGCCGGTGCTCCAGGCCGATGTCAGAGACCGGCAACAAATGCTCGACATGCTCCAGGTGCTGGCCTCGATGCTCTCTCTCAAGGATGAAATCGCTTGA
- a CDS encoding ribosomal protein L7/L12 produces MAIVEITGWRPGFLKVSCTTTLRAATGLGLADAKAVTDGVLRDEPQRVQVPDAEAHRLVLSLRELGASAEVIEGNGDSTSHGLL; encoded by the coding sequence ATGGCAATTGTTGAAATCACCGGATGGCGACCTGGTTTTCTGAAGGTCTCTTGCACGACGACCTTGCGAGCCGCAACGGGCCTGGGATTGGCCGACGCCAAGGCCGTTACCGATGGAGTGCTGCGCGATGAACCTCAGAGAGTCCAAGTTCCCGATGCGGAAGCGCATCGGCTTGTGCTCTCTCTTCGGGAGCTGGGAGCATCAGCAGAGGTTATCGAAGGAAATGGCGACTCGACGTCGCATGGGCTCTTATGA
- a CDS encoding IS1595 family transposase: MDVQILAPTAGKDYPQTWNEFLDWFSTEDDCLAYLERLRWGDGFICPKCGSIGEAYRASRTRLMCRGCQHQTTVTAGTIFDKTRTPLRVWLAAAWYLTNQKQGVSALGLQRVLGLGSYQTAWTMLHRFRRAMVRPDRDQLKGVIEVDETYMALTDREDPPVKTGRKRSTSKLLVAVAVELLEPKGFGRIRLRRIPKASAQYLIPFVQESIEPGAQVRTDGAGAYKPLKDLGYDHQRTVMLGSEVPAHVSMAGVHRVAALVKRWILGTHHGSVQPEHLDAYLDEFVFRFNRRTSGSRGMLFYRLLQQAVVTAPVTYADVIQSSDS, translated from the coding sequence ATGGACGTACAGATATTAGCGCCGACAGCGGGCAAGGACTACCCCCAGACCTGGAACGAATTCCTCGACTGGTTTTCCACCGAGGACGACTGCCTCGCCTACTTGGAGCGGCTGCGCTGGGGTGATGGATTTATCTGCCCGAAGTGCGGAAGCATTGGCGAGGCATATCGCGCCAGCCGTACCCGCCTGATGTGCCGTGGCTGTCAGCACCAGACCACCGTTACTGCCGGCACCATCTTCGACAAGACTCGCACGCCGCTGCGCGTGTGGCTGGCTGCGGCCTGGTATCTGACAAACCAGAAGCAAGGCGTCAGCGCCTTGGGCCTGCAGCGCGTGCTCGGCCTGGGCAGCTACCAGACCGCCTGGACGATGCTGCACCGGTTCCGCCGCGCCATGGTTCGCCCCGACCGGGATCAGCTCAAGGGCGTGATCGAGGTCGACGAGACCTATATGGCGCTGACCGACCGCGAGGACCCGCCTGTCAAGACCGGCCGCAAGCGCAGCACCTCGAAGCTGCTGGTCGCCGTGGCCGTCGAACTGCTGGAGCCCAAGGGGTTTGGCCGCATTCGGCTGCGTCGCATTCCCAAGGCTTCGGCGCAGTACCTGATCCCGTTCGTCCAAGAGAGCATCGAGCCCGGCGCCCAGGTGCGCACCGATGGTGCGGGTGCCTACAAGCCGCTGAAGGATTTGGGCTACGACCACCAGCGCACGGTGATGCTCGGCTCGGAGGTGCCGGCTCATGTGTCGATGGCCGGTGTTCACCGCGTGGCGGCCTTGGTGAAGCGCTGGATTCTGGGAACACACCACGGTTCGGTGCAGCCCGAACACTTGGATGCCTATCTCGACGAGTTCGTCTTTCGCTTCAACCGCCGAACCTCGGGCTCACGCGGCATGCTGTTCTATCGGCTGCTCCAGCAGGCCGTGGTCACGGCTCCCGTAACCTACGCGGATGTGATTCAGTCGAGCGACTCATAA
- a CDS encoding class I SAM-dependent methyltransferase, protein MLVPDSLTSTLTSYYDAVPYDSHPFPQSAMEHLEALAYLFGLDAPAPATARVLELGCAAGGNLIPFAARHPEARALGVDLSTVQVAQGVAAIGHAGLPNIELKAFDITGIDASFGQFDYIVCHGVYSWVPGPVQDAILRICSENLAPNGVAYVSYNVYPGWKAREIVRDAMILRGGPRDTPEEKLSYARGMLEFLEQSARADSVLKKTLEEAMPIVRGASSSYLLHEFLEPCNAPCYFKEFVARAEAHGLSYLCDAEPSTMFVQNYGEKVRDPLLRECGGSQVMMEQYLDFLVNRTFRQTLLVKQASARDIRYRLDAARIRALEFAGTFAAEDGGALTLDAREQPCHAIRGLKVTLRLPVHKAVAQLLDASYPASMPADALIAAASKLTNQPVAAIDAAVMAMLEELLILGALRIRRTPVPAVAAVSGLPQALPAMRVAPGLALAAGATANICNQWHESVGLTLLERSLLPLLDGTHSHEALAEHLAAEVHSERLRFIKDDKPLTDPSTVKEFAQQQVALALDALRRKALLTA, encoded by the coding sequence ATGCTCGTGCCGGATTCCCTGACCTCCACGCTGACCAGCTATTACGACGCGGTGCCTTATGACTCGCACCCGTTTCCTCAGTCGGCCATGGAGCATCTGGAAGCGCTGGCATACCTGTTCGGGCTCGATGCCCCGGCCCCGGCCACGGCCCGTGTGCTGGAACTCGGCTGCGCGGCCGGCGGCAACCTGATTCCCTTTGCAGCGCGCCACCCCGAGGCACGCGCGCTCGGTGTCGATCTTTCGACGGTGCAGGTCGCGCAAGGCGTGGCAGCCATCGGCCACGCAGGCCTGCCGAACATCGAGCTGAAGGCCTTCGACATCACCGGCATCGACGCCTCGTTCGGCCAGTTCGACTACATCGTCTGCCATGGCGTCTACAGCTGGGTGCCGGGTCCGGTGCAGGACGCGATCCTGCGCATCTGCTCGGAGAACCTGGCGCCGAACGGCGTGGCCTATGTGAGCTACAACGTGTACCCCGGCTGGAAGGCGCGCGAGATTGTGCGCGACGCGATGATCCTGCGCGGCGGCCCGCGCGACACGCCGGAAGAAAAGCTTTCCTACGCGCGCGGCATGCTCGAATTCCTGGAGCAATCGGCCCGTGCCGACAGCGTGCTCAAGAAGACGCTCGAAGAAGCCATGCCGATCGTGCGTGGGGCCAGCAGCTCCTACCTGCTGCACGAGTTCCTCGAGCCCTGCAATGCGCCGTGCTACTTCAAGGAATTCGTCGCGCGCGCGGAGGCTCACGGCCTGTCTTACCTGTGCGATGCGGAGCCGTCGACCATGTTCGTGCAGAACTACGGCGAGAAGGTGCGCGACCCGCTGCTGCGCGAATGCGGCGGCAGCCAGGTCATGATGGAGCAGTACCTCGACTTCCTGGTCAACCGCACTTTCCGCCAAACTTTGCTGGTCAAACAGGCAAGCGCCAGGGACATCCGCTATCGCCTCGACGCCGCACGCATTCGCGCGCTGGAGTTCGCCGGCACGTTCGCGGCCGAGGACGGCGGGGCACTCACGCTCGATGCCCGCGAACAGCCTTGCCATGCGATTCGCGGCCTGAAAGTCACGCTGCGGTTGCCCGTGCACAAGGCTGTGGCGCAGTTGCTCGATGCCAGCTATCCGGCGTCGATGCCGGCGGATGCGCTGATTGCCGCCGCCTCGAAGCTCACGAACCAGCCAGTGGCCGCAATCGATGCGGCCGTGATGGCCATGCTCGAGGAACTGCTGATCCTCGGCGCCTTGCGAATCCGGCGTACGCCGGTGCCCGCCGTGGCGGCGGTCTCGGGTTTGCCGCAGGCACTGCCAGCCATGCGCGTTGCGCCCGGCCTCGCGCTGGCGGCGGGCGCCACGGCCAACATCTGCAACCAGTGGCACGAATCCGTGGGGCTCACGCTGCTCGAGCGCAGCCTGCTGCCGCTGCTCGACGGCACCCACTCCCACGAGGCGCTGGCCGAACATCTGGCAGCCGAAGTGCACAGCGAACGCCTGCGCTTCATCAAGGACGACAAGCCGTTGACCGACCCGTCGACGGTGAAGGAATTTGCGCAGCAACAGGTCGCGCTGGCGCTCGATGCTTTGCGGCGCAAGGCATTGCTCACGGCCTGA
- the ggt gene encoding gamma-glutamyltransferase, giving the protein MQKIHWAPKLHAAVAAVLALAAASASNAASQAPVASENGMVVSAQHLASKIGVDVLKRGGNAVDAAVAVGYALAVVYPAAGNLGGGGFMTVQLADGRKTFLDFREKAPLAATANMYLDKDGNVIKGLSTKGHLAVGVPGSVSGMEYAREKYGTMKRGELLAPSIQLAEKGFALEQGDIDLLGTATADFKEDPASAAIFLNKGEPYKVGDRLVQKDLAKTLKEISTKGTDGFYKGWVGNAIVASSQGGKGLITQADLDQYKTRELPPVECDYRGYHVVSAPPPSSGGVIICEMLNILEGYPLKDLGYHSAQAVHYQIEAMRHAYVDRNSYLGDPDFVKNPLDRLLDKGYAEKIRAVIDPKKAGVSKDIKPGVAPHEGSNTTHYSIADKWGNAVSVTYTLNDWFGAKITAAKTGVLLNDEMDDFTSKVGVPNLYGLVQGEANSIAPGKRPLSSMSPTIVTKDGKPVMVVGTPGGSRIITAVMLTMINAIDYGMTVQEAVDAPRFHQQWLPDVTNVETYALSPDTRKILTDMGHNLGVPQPANHLAAIIVGAPSLGGKPVGNNRFYGANDPRRNTGLAAGY; this is encoded by the coding sequence ATGCAAAAAATCCACTGGGCCCCGAAACTGCACGCTGCCGTTGCGGCGGTGCTTGCGCTGGCAGCCGCCAGCGCGTCGAATGCCGCGTCGCAGGCGCCGGTCGCGTCGGAGAACGGCATGGTCGTGAGCGCGCAGCACCTGGCCAGCAAGATCGGCGTCGACGTGCTCAAGCGCGGCGGCAACGCCGTCGACGCGGCGGTCGCCGTGGGCTATGCGCTGGCCGTGGTCTACCCGGCTGCCGGCAACCTTGGCGGCGGCGGTTTCATGACCGTGCAACTGGCCGACGGCCGCAAGACCTTCCTCGACTTCCGCGAGAAGGCGCCGCTGGCCGCCACGGCCAACATGTACCTCGACAAGGACGGCAACGTCATCAAGGGCCTGAGCACCAAGGGCCACCTTGCCGTGGGCGTGCCGGGCAGCGTCTCGGGCATGGAATACGCACGCGAGAAGTACGGCACCATGAAGCGCGGCGAGCTGCTCGCCCCGTCGATCCAGCTGGCCGAAAAAGGCTTTGCGCTGGAACAGGGTGACATCGACCTGCTCGGCACCGCCACGGCCGACTTCAAGGAAGACCCGGCTTCCGCGGCCATCTTCCTGAACAAGGGCGAGCCCTACAAGGTAGGTGACCGGCTGGTCCAGAAGGACCTGGCCAAGACGCTGAAAGAGATCAGCACCAAGGGCACCGACGGCTTCTACAAGGGCTGGGTCGGCAATGCCATCGTGGCGTCGAGCCAGGGCGGCAAGGGCCTGATCACGCAGGCCGACCTCGACCAGTACAAGACGCGCGAACTGCCGCCGGTGGAGTGCGACTATCGCGGCTATCACGTCGTGTCGGCGCCCCCGCCGAGCTCGGGCGGCGTGATCATCTGCGAGATGCTCAACATCCTGGAGGGCTATCCGCTCAAGGACCTGGGCTACCACTCGGCACAGGCCGTGCACTACCAGATCGAAGCCATGCGCCACGCCTACGTGGACCGCAACAGCTACCTGGGCGACCCCGACTTCGTGAAGAACCCGCTCGACCGCCTGCTCGACAAGGGCTATGCCGAGAAGATCCGCGCCGTGATCGACCCCAAGAAGGCCGGCGTCTCGAAGGACATCAAGCCGGGCGTCGCGCCGCATGAGGGCAGCAACACCACCCACTACTCGATTGCCGACAAGTGGGGCAACGCGGTCTCGGTGACCTACACGCTGAACGACTGGTTCGGCGCCAAGATCACGGCCGCCAAGACCGGTGTGCTGCTGAACGACGAGATGGACGACTTCACCTCGAAGGTCGGCGTGCCTAATCTCTACGGGCTGGTGCAGGGCGAGGCCAATTCCATCGCCCCGGGCAAGCGTCCGCTGAGTTCGATGAGCCCGACCATCGTGACCAAGGACGGCAAGCCCGTGATGGTGGTCGGCACGCCGGGCGGCAGCCGCATCATCACCGCCGTGATGCTGACCATGATCAACGCCATCGACTACGGCATGACCGTGCAGGAAGCCGTCGATGCACCGCGCTTCCACCAGCAATGGCTGCCTGACGTCACCAACGTCGAGACCTATGCGCTGAGCCCCGACACGCGCAAGATCCTGACCGACATGGGCCACAACCTGGGCGTGCCGCAACCGGCCAACCACCTCGCGGCGATCATCGTCGGTGCACCGTCCCTGGGCGGCAAGCCGGTGGGCAACAACCGCTTCTACGGCGCCAACGACCCCCGCCGCAATACCGGCCTGGCGGCAGGCTACTGA
- a CDS encoding pseudouridine synthase has product MHLQDILYTQGFGTRRVCAGLVQQGLVTIAGAVVDDPFEDLDPEGLLYTVQGTEWAYHEKAYLMLHKPAGTECSQKPSTYPSIYTLLPSPLRLRPNKGAVQGVQAIGRLDQDTTGLLLLTDDGQFIHKMGSPKHHVPKVYEVTAKHEVDETQIAKLLAGVVLDDDPKPVRAAACESDSPLHLRLTLTEGKYHQVKRMLAAVGNRVEGLHRSRIGGLVLPEDLAPGQWRWLTSEQVAALRAPSKPSK; this is encoded by the coding sequence ATGCATCTGCAAGACATCCTCTATACCCAAGGCTTCGGCACACGGCGCGTGTGCGCGGGCCTGGTCCAGCAAGGCCTCGTGACCATCGCAGGCGCCGTGGTGGACGACCCTTTCGAAGACCTCGACCCCGAAGGCCTGCTCTACACCGTCCAGGGCACCGAGTGGGCGTACCACGAGAAGGCCTACCTGATGCTGCACAAGCCGGCTGGCACCGAGTGTTCGCAAAAGCCCTCGACCTACCCGAGCATCTACACGCTGCTGCCGTCGCCGCTGCGGCTGCGCCCCAACAAGGGCGCGGTGCAGGGCGTGCAGGCCATCGGCCGGCTCGACCAGGACACCACCGGCCTGCTGCTGCTGACCGACGACGGCCAGTTCATCCACAAGATGGGCTCGCCCAAGCATCACGTGCCCAAGGTCTACGAGGTGACAGCCAAGCACGAGGTGGACGAAACGCAGATCGCGAAGCTGCTGGCTGGCGTCGTGCTCGACGACGACCCGAAGCCGGTGCGCGCGGCCGCCTGCGAGTCGGACAGCCCGCTGCACCTGCGGCTCACGCTGACCGAGGGCAAGTACCACCAGGTCAAGCGCATGCTGGCCGCGGTCGGCAACCGGGTCGAAGGCCTGCACCGCTCGCGCATCGGCGGCCTCGTGCTGCCTGAAGACCTCGCGCCGGGGCAGTGGCGCTGGCTGACCAGTGAACAGGTCGCGGCGCTGCGCGCGCCATCCAAACCATCCAAATAG
- a CDS encoding YncE family protein: protein MRLPARPNGRIAAFLLSCLTALATLAAHTATAAPAEPPPIFVLNSLDASVSVINPVDWTEKQRIPTGKEPHHIYMTPDEKSVIVANSAGDSLTFLNPKTAEVQRVVYGIIDPYQLQFSRDMKWFVTAGNRLNHVDIYRWDGKDLKLAKRIASGKTPSHIWIDNTSTIAYVTMQDSDEMIAVDLPTQTVKWRTSTGPMPADIFGTHNDKTLLVGLTGGDGVQVFDVAGAQPKLVGKIPTGKGAHAFRSAGDGKSVFVSNRVANTISRIDVTTLKVIATYAVPGGPDCMDVSADGKTLYVTSRWAKKLTVVDLVAQKVVRQVNVGRSPHGVWTLDHGKRT from the coding sequence TTGCGACTTCCTGCCCGACCGAATGGCCGCATCGCGGCCTTCCTGCTTTCCTGCCTGACGGCGCTCGCAACCCTGGCGGCACACACCGCCACCGCCGCGCCGGCCGAGCCACCTCCGATCTTCGTGCTCAACTCGCTGGATGCCAGCGTGAGCGTGATCAATCCCGTCGACTGGACGGAAAAGCAGCGCATCCCGACCGGCAAGGAGCCGCACCACATCTACATGACGCCCGACGAAAAGTCGGTCATCGTGGCCAATTCGGCGGGCGATTCGCTGACCTTCCTGAACCCCAAGACGGCGGAAGTGCAGCGTGTGGTCTACGGCATCATCGATCCGTACCAGTTGCAGTTCTCGCGCGACATGAAGTGGTTCGTGACGGCGGGCAACCGCCTGAACCACGTCGACATCTACCGCTGGGACGGCAAGGACCTGAAGCTCGCCAAGCGCATCGCCTCCGGCAAGACGCCCAGCCACATCTGGATCGACAACACCAGCACCATCGCCTACGTGACGATGCAGGACAGCGACGAGATGATCGCGGTCGACCTCCCCACGCAGACCGTCAAGTGGCGCACCAGCACCGGCCCGATGCCCGCCGACATCTTCGGCACGCACAACGACAAGACCCTGCTCGTGGGCCTGACCGGCGGCGACGGCGTGCAGGTGTTCGACGTGGCCGGCGCGCAGCCCAAGCTGGTCGGCAAGATCCCCACCGGCAAGGGTGCCCACGCCTTCCGTTCGGCCGGCGACGGCAAGAGCGTGTTCGTGAGCAACCGGGTGGCCAACACCATCAGCCGCATCGATGTGACGACGCTGAAGGTCATCGCAACCTATGCGGTGCCGGGCGGGCCCGACTGCATGGACGTGTCGGCCGATGGCAAGACGCTGTATGTCACTTCGCGCTGGGCCAAGAAGCTCACGGTGGTCGACCTCGTTGCCCAGAAGGTTGTGCGCCAGGTCAATGTCGGCCGTTCGCCGCACGGCGTCTGGACGCTGGATCATGGCAAGCGCACGTAG
- a CDS encoding polysaccharide deacetylase family protein: protein MASARRHGRAVLALLLAATMVPGAWAAQGASCEKPVYLTFDTGHMGIAPLVADVLKRQDVRVTFFAAAERTQTDGNSLDDHWAPWWKARAAEGNEFGSHTYDHAYWRGDVKGSPPSFRIKPSAGPQDGKESTWSAAEYCANIRKSSDRLAAITGKKPLPLYRAPGGKTSPALLAAAKACGYEYVGWAPAGFLGDELPSEKFSNAKLLTQALDTIRPGDILLAHLGIWSRKDPWAPANLEPLIVGLKAKGFCFQTLRQHPDFRAWIASHP, encoded by the coding sequence ATGGCAAGCGCACGTAGACACGGGCGCGCGGTCCTCGCGCTGCTGCTGGCCGCAACCATGGTGCCCGGCGCCTGGGCGGCACAGGGCGCCTCTTGCGAGAAGCCGGTCTACCTGACCTTCGACACCGGCCACATGGGCATCGCCCCGCTGGTGGCCGACGTGCTCAAGCGGCAGGACGTTCGCGTCACTTTCTTCGCTGCCGCCGAGCGCACCCAGACCGACGGCAACAGCCTCGACGACCACTGGGCGCCGTGGTGGAAGGCAAGGGCCGCCGAAGGCAACGAGTTCGGCTCGCACACCTACGACCACGCCTACTGGCGCGGGGACGTCAAGGGCTCGCCGCCCAGCTTCCGCATCAAGCCCTCGGCCGGTCCGCAGGACGGCAAGGAATCAACCTGGAGCGCGGCCGAGTACTGCGCCAACATCCGCAAGTCGTCCGACCGGCTGGCGGCCATCACTGGCAAGAAGCCGTTGCCGCTGTACCGCGCACCGGGCGGCAAGACCTCGCCCGCGTTGCTGGCCGCCGCCAAGGCCTGCGGCTATGAATACGTGGGCTGGGCGCCCGCCGGGTTCCTCGGCGACGAACTGCCGAGCGAGAAGTTCAGCAACGCGAAGCTGCTCACACAGGCGCTCGACACGATCCGCCCCGGCGACATCCTGCTCGCGCACCTGGGTATCTGGTCGCGCAAGGACCCGTGGGCGCCGGCCAATCTGGAGCCGCTGATCGTCGGCCTGAAAGCCAAGGGCTTCTGTTTTCAAACGCTGCGCCAGCACCCGGATTTCCGCGCCTGGATCGCATCCCACCCCTGA